A stretch of the Pedobacter sp. MC2016-14 genome encodes the following:
- a CDS encoding 4'-phosphopantetheinyl transferase superfamily protein translates to MPVVFNKNIDNHTILSVWKIEESEELLLAGLQLKQHELDYLASLNNGKRMLHWLSTRLLLRTMLNTADYIDCRMDEHGKPYLVNSPLKISLSHSYDYAAVMIGQEDVGVDIEQVKTKIHRIQQKFLSPPELALPNVKDNTQGLYACWCAKEAVYKWYGKKGLEFKRDIHIQEFELSNEGYMQVLVDLPEGTKSLNVNYFNTIEGYMLGYVAG, encoded by the coding sequence ATGCCTGTAGTTTTTAATAAAAATATTGATAACCACACCATACTCTCTGTATGGAAAATCGAAGAAAGTGAAGAACTTTTACTGGCAGGATTACAACTAAAACAGCACGAGCTTGATTACCTGGCTTCTTTAAATAACGGGAAGCGCATGCTGCACTGGCTAAGTACCCGTTTACTGCTAAGAACCATGCTCAATACAGCAGATTATATAGACTGCAGGATGGACGAACATGGCAAGCCGTACCTGGTAAATAGTCCTTTAAAAATTTCTTTAAGTCATTCTTATGATTATGCCGCGGTGATGATTGGACAAGAAGATGTTGGGGTAGATATAGAACAGGTTAAAACTAAAATTCACCGGATACAACAAAAGTTCCTTTCGCCTCCCGAACTCGCTTTGCCAAATGTAAAAGACAATACACAAGGATTGTATGCCTGCTGGTGTGCCAAAGAGGCGGTATATAAATGGTATGGAAAAAAAGGGTTGGAATTTAAAAGGGATATCCATATCCAGGAGTTTGAATTGAGCAATGAAGGTTATATGCAGGTGTTGGTTGATTTGCCGGAGGGTACAAAAAGTCTGAATGTAAATTATTTTAATACAATAGAAGGGTACATGCTTGGCTATGTAGCCGGTTAA